Genomic DNA from Babylonia areolata isolate BAREFJ2019XMU chromosome 9, ASM4173473v1, whole genome shotgun sequence:
TTTAAAATTTCAAGTCttactacttgcttcccttgattttaggattttgatagcacgtttgtgaacttggcaGGCAGTGGTGCGCGACGAGAAGAAAGAGCGTGGAAACAGCCTGAAATtgctgtttgactggttcttggggATGGATATTCATAAAGGTATCAGAAGATgttgaagcagacgttaaattatgAACTGTGTGAGGTGAGAAGGCTTTGAAACGTTCGCAATCAGGCTTACCTACCCTATACTGTAATTTAAACTTGGCAGACAGGTGAATTATTATTTctgacaataacacacacaagaaaatcactacTTCTGCTGGGGTAAATGCTATGATTTGCCAAACGACAGACTACCACCCCTTCCAATCAtccatataaatcaatcaatcaatcaatatcacCCCAAAGGACgccccaaccctctcctctccatcccctgtgTGTGGGTGGCCGGAGCGTGTGAGTAACGTGTGTCACAAACAgccctgtcagtctgtgtgggtgagagagcgaggaaggaggtagggagagatAACGCAAACAGGTCAGGTGGTTTGGGGGCGGAGCGTGGGTTGCAAAGTGGGTGGAAAAAGGAGGGTGgtgggcaggggaggaggggggaggggcggtgagcAACAAGAAGAGATAACCGCTGTTATGTGTGACCAAACCATTTGGTTGTAAACCCTCGCCTAATCTCCGACCGATAAATCCATACAGGTACTAATGTGTCGTTCGGCGACCCACAACCAGAGCttacgagaaagaaagagagagaacgtcgCCAGTCAGCCAGTCGACAGTCTTCCTTCAGCTGTCTTCAACAGAATTAATGTTTGGGGGAGTGGTGGACAGCAAGAGCGAGAGAGGCAGCAAGCGTTTTCTTTCTTTACGAAACATTATAACACCTTCTCCGCTGAACCAACCACTGCCGGTTCGCGTTTCAAGGGGAACGTGGACGGATCCAGacagcacaggtgtgtgtgtgcaaggtgacAGCCAGGGCGATGCTGCCATGGTGTTCGCATGGGACGTCTGTCAGTGCTCGACGTCGCCAGTCGCTGCTTCTGGGAGCGACCGTAGGCGGCTCCATCTTCTTCTACATCATTTATTCTTCGGTCGTCGTTTCTATGGTGAGTAGGTCGGCGTTGGTTCATTGTTTGGTGCCAGTGTGTTGCAgttggtgattttttgttgttcttttattttatttattatgttttattttttatggggggagggagcgggtgggggttgttattgttgatgttattgttttgggggcttttgttgttttttgtttcgtttttttttaactctcggCCGTTTTAGACCTGCTGTGTTCCAAGTGGCTGCCGTTCTGCGAAAAGCAGTAAGGTCTGTTACGgcttgtgggtctgtctgtctgtctgtctgcctgtctagctGTCAATATGGatatctgtctacctgtattgctgctttgtttctctgtctccatgcctAGATGAAGAGGGGCTGTCAAGTATTTCTACATTGTTAGGTGTTCTCGGCGTTCTTTGCATGTgtgcgctcacacgcacacgcacacgcgcgcacacgaacatacacttacacacatacacacgcacgcacacacattcacacacattcacacacacgcacacacacacacacacaaacacacactctctctctctctctctctctctctctctctctctctctcttctaatacAACTCGGAGTAGAAAGACATTTATTACTTGATAACGATCACCATTGCTATcactacagagaaagagagagagagagaggagtgtaacCATGTGTCATTAACTAAAAAATAGACTTGTTTCTGTAGACGAAAGCTTTGGACAAGAATTGAGAAAGtgaaatgcatgtcttcacatttGCAAACAATAATGATTGTTTCTGTAGACGAAAGCTTTGGACAAGAATTGAGAAAGtgaaatgcatgtcttcacatctgcaaacaataatgacaatttGATTGCACTGGGGCGCGCAtaatacttcttcggtatatactgttctttaagatttttgtattctgggcaggTCAAAACGAAATGAAGTTCAGTTTCTTGTACAcctttacagaataagcaacacatattttcatgttttttggGACTGTCTCTTGTGAGAACTTTTTGAAAAACATGGTTCTTAATTATGTTTAGATATTGCAGGGGGTCATGCAGTTGTCTGAGTGTAGAATACGAGGTAATTCGATCATGTGATGTTACATTACTTTCTAGATCTTGCAGATGACAGTCATTTCAAAATAATCTGTTTGAAAGCACACAAGAAACCGTTTACATTTTCCACACACTGGTTTCCACCACACATAGCCAAATCCATATATGTATACaatgtaaaacaaattcgtgaTACCCAGTTGTATTTATCCCTACAATGGATACCATACAGCATTCTATTGCTTAAAATGGGATGCGGCTTTCATGCATCCTAGTAACTATTAACCAATATCAGTACAGTTAGTGTGGGTCCGAATATATAAAGGATATCTGCCTGTTTCGCGGTGAATTAATGTGCTCGGTATTTTCATACTGATATTTAGCAAAGGCTTGATAGCGAATAAGTGTAGCCTCTCAATGACAGAATGGTCAGCTATTAATCCCCAGAACTCTGACCCATAGGTTAACAGGGTTTGAATTTGACGatcaaataatttgaagattTTCGTGCAATATTGTCGTACCGTCCACAATGACTTAAGACTTCTATACACtcttttttgctttcaaagacATTTCCTAAAGTGCATACGAAAATGTCAAACCAGTCGGggaaaaaaatacaccaaaatatTTGTAATTGTTGACAACTTCCAGTTTTTCACAGTCATAGAGCAATTTCCCTCTTGAGGCAATATGCCCTTCTTTTCTGAATACAACAATTTTTTACTTTTCAACGTCTGTAGTAAAGTTAAGAGCGTTGGCAGTATTGCTAAGTACTTTTAACTAACGCTGAAGACATACAACTGTATTAGAAAACAGAATGACATCATTTGATGAATAATTTGATAAACCTGTCAACTCGCCTGAAAGTTTTAGAATATGCACATTCAATGAAACATTTCAGAGACCAAAAAGTAGTCAGTAACGTTAACCACATTATGTGCAATTTTAGTAATTTCACCACTCTTCcccgggcaaaaaaaaaaagaccaaacaagTTAAAATGAATAATGAGAACTGTTCACACGCATTCAAAAAAAGACGTCCAAAGCCATTAACCACAATGTCTTTCGAATGATGCCTCATCTGGCTCTTCGTCGTCCATCATCAAAGTGTCCGGCAGCAAGGTGTCtttgctgtttctgtttcctgtcctcgcattcttcttcttcttcgttagtgggccgcaaaccccacgttcactcgtatacatagaatagaatagaacagaatagaatatgtctttattaccaaaagtatcggggtcacaaggaatatttggggggatagtacataacaaggtacgaacataaatcgaaaatcatacaaaaacacagatacagtagaaattaggatacatacaagtgcatatcaatatataaacttgtgcatactcacacatgcacgcactgcacagacacacacacacacacacacacacacacacacacacatacacatgcgcgcgcgcacacacacacacacacacacacacacacacacacacaaacacacacacgctctctctcacacacacacacacacacacacacacacacacacgtttgaacagaagccgcatattatatgtggatggggctgatgactagatcttcaggtagatggttgttgattgcacaattctagttatcatactggatttgttcgagagacatggcattgactgctttcgcgaaaaagctattggcgaagcgattgttGGTCTGTTCTCAATGAAAGTTAAAATCACCTATTAAAACTAAGTCGCCTACATCTAAGGTGTACTTATCTAAGAGATTGGAAAATTGGTTGATAAAATCCTGGATACTACATTTATTATGTAGACTTGGTGGAGATCAGTTTATACAGGCATGGTCGACGAACAAATGTACGAGATATAAACTGCTCCCTGACATTCATGGACCATGTTCACGTAAATGTAAAACGCATTTCATTTTCATCAGCTTCATTACAAAGAGGACAAAGTAAATTACTTTCCGCAGCTTTCTTACAGTGAACATGACGTTTCATCAATTCCACTACACCAAAGATAAATTTAGTGACAATTCTTTTCAAATGGCAATCATTTTGTTATAAAATACACTGAGATGAACGCAATGCTCTGGATAAGTCAAAATATACACATAAGATATGTATTTATTTCCCAAGGATATAAAGTATTTTAATGTAACTCCTGCTATTGACAGTCGAGTCATTAATCTGTCACgaaaaagacttctttttttttaaaaaggaaccTGGTTCTCGACTCCTCGGCTGAGCCAAACATAACCAGATCCAGTTTCAACTTTCTACCTTTCGAGACAGATTAAGTAGAACTGACAGATTCGGAGGGATTGAGAATTCTGGGAGATCTTCAGAGCAGCGAACCAACTGGTTCTTTGCATACTGACAATGAACAGATCTTCAGAGCAACGAACTAAGTAGTTCTGACCACACTTAatactcccccctcacccccacccctgactccCTCTCACCTATCACACCTTCAAAAACTAATCTGTGACTTCTGTTTAACACGCCCACACCCTCCTCTGTTTTCAGACAGATTTTTCACGTACGACACGGTGGCGTCCATATTTCCTTCACGCCAACGCCAGCCTGACGTCAGAACAGGAGGCGACTGAGGCGCCAACCGTGCCTCTGCACAATGTCACCATCGTCACCGCTTTCCTGGACATCGGGGAGTTCGGCAAAGGGTCGCCCAGCAACAAGAGAGACTGGCACATCTACATGAAGTGGTCCACCGCCTACTCACGGGTACTGTCCCCAGTGGTGATGTACACCAACTCGGACACCTTCGCCCGACACTTTGAGTCCGTCCGCGGGAAACTGCCTCATTTGACCAAAGTCATCCGCCTTCCCTTGACTAGCCTGTGGGTGTTTGGTCTCAAACCCAAGATCGCGGCCATCTACGCCGGGGGGTACCCCAAACACTACCCCAACACAGTCTATCCGGAGTACACGTGCGTCACGCACGCCAAGTTCGACGTGCTGCGGGATGTGCTTGAAAAGAACTACTTCCCCAGTCACCACATCGCCTGGATGGACGTGGGCTACCTAAGGAACATTGCTGGACAGAAACCGCCGCTCAACTACACCATGTTTCCCCCGCCTGAATATGACCCCCGGCGGGTTCTGTGCGGGGAGGTGTTCAATCCGGACTTCAACAGGGCCTGGAAGGGCATACTGCGTGGGAACGTCAACTGGGTGGCCGGTGGCTTCTTTCTGGCCCGCCGTGACGTCATGAGCACTTTCGTGGACCAATACCGGAGGGCGGTCACCTTGTTCCTGGAGCAGGGGGAAAGTCAGGTGAGGGTCTGTCCACACCTGTTCATTTAGTGGTTATTATctgtagtgattttttttttaacatttcatcttatatctttatctgtttgtttattcattttcatttgttgttttttttttagatgtatttacttatctatgCTAATTTATTTAGTCATTAATTCGATaacttatctatttgtttgtgtgtttcttcttctttcttaaggTCTAagtgcgttgtgttatgctgttggTAAGGCATTTGCTtaacagatgtggagtagcgtatatggagttgtctgaACTCTGTGACgtctctttgagtaactgaactgactgTGCTGCAGTTTgtgcctcctctgtgtgtgtgtgtgtgtgtatctattttcAGAAAATggctgtttttgggttgttgttgttgttgttttttgtttgtttgttttgttttgtttttttcctaattcTAGTGttacacaataaaaacaagagaggcagagccttcaagactcacttgtgatacactttttaaaaaaatccaagctttttatgtattgagtataatgcatttactgttatatttatattttttatattctataaacttggcactttgatctgatattcaactcaacaaaagatctgtcattattttcattttttgttcaaacaggaacttcttttgctaagcatgaaagttttgtttattgcaaacgttttgctgcaggcagtaaaacaagggaaattactctgctgggggacttagtttgctttaaactgatctttatcatcttaaacattacattttgaaattatactcaatacataaaaagcttggatgttttttaaaaagtgcatcataagtgagtcttgaaggccttgcctctcttgtttcaaaatataatgtttaagatgagaaagatcagtttaaagcaaattaactccccctagcattacagagtaatttcccttttttactatctgcaccaaaacgtttgcaaaataaataaaacttccatgcttagcaaaagaagttcctgtttgaacaaaaaatgataataatgactgctctagctgttgggtcagaatatcagatcaaagtgccaagtttagagaatacaaaaaaatataaatataacagtaaatgcagtttgcatataattaggcttcattctttatttttttgtgcccatcccagaggcgcaatattgttttaaacaagatgactggaaagaactgaatttttcctatttttatgccaaatttggtgtcaactgataaagtagttgcagagaaaatgtcaatgttaaagtttaccacggacacacagacacacacacacacacacacacacacacacacacagacaaccgaacaccgggttaaaacatagactcacttgtttacacaagtgagtcaatgactgGGTAAAGTTATtaaacatacgcacgcgcgctcagCGATGGCAATGAGTGAACTAACAATCTAACGTCCTTAGGAAGAgtaactaacaactataacagtaaaCCAGCTGGATGttattcactttgtgtgtgtgtgtgtgtgtgtgtgtgtgtgtgtgtgtgttcatgttctcgCGCCTCATATTCAGTGCAGTCCCATACATGAGTGCATAGGTTGCATTTTGATTGTCTCTTTTACTGATTATTGCAATCAAAGTTatcaagacgtgtgtgtgtgtgtgtgtgcgtgcgtgcgtgtgtgtgtgtgtgtgcgtgcacgtgcgtacaCGCTACAGGTGGAACAACACATCCTTTACGCCATGTACACCAAGGAGGGCCGAGCTATCGTCAAGCCCACAGTGGAACTCCAAGCTCTCCACGGAGACTGGTTCTACATCGGCTTCAGGTGTCTGAAACCCCTCCCTCACAACACCTCTCAGCTGGAGGTCACCACACAGCCTTGACCCCTCGTCACCTCACAACCAGCGTTTCTTTACAGCCCCGCCAAGTAGCCACCTCAAAATCAACTGTTACCTCACAGCCCCGCCACATAGTCAACTGTTAAATGACCGTCTCGCCCCTcagcccacaccacaccctcgcCCCACTTAGTGACGTCACATCCTAATGTCACCTTATTGCACCCCAACCCCTTCTATCATGATTAATGACCAAACTTTCAGCCCTATCCCCTCATGACGACACCGGCAAAAATGGCCCCTTCCCCTCGAGACGTCACGTCTGAATGTGACATTGCCACACCCTTTCTATTCTGGTGACGCCATGTCCAC
This window encodes:
- the LOC143285730 gene encoding uncharacterized protein LOC143285730; the protein is MLPWCSHGTSVSARRRQSLLLGATVGGSIFFYIIYSSVVVSMTDFSRTTRWRPYFLHANASLTSEQEATEAPTVPLHNVTIVTAFLDIGEFGKGSPSNKRDWHIYMKWSTAYSRVLSPVVMYTNSDTFARHFESVRGKLPHLTKVIRLPLTSLWVFGLKPKIAAIYAGGYPKHYPNTVYPEYTCVTHAKFDVLRDVLEKNYFPSHHIAWMDVGYLRNIAGQKPPLNYTMFPPPEYDPRRVLCGEVFNPDFNRAWKGILRGNVNWVAGGFFLARRDVMSTFVDQYRRAVTLFLEQGESQVEQHILYAMYTKEGRAIVKPTVELQALHGDWFYIGFRCLKPLPHNTSQLEVTTQP